The following nucleotide sequence is from Azoarcus sp. CIB.
GCCTCATCGCCGAGCACGCCTCGCTGCACAAACGCCTCACCGGCATGAAGGGTTTCCCCGAGGTCGCCACCGACATCCAGGCCCAGGTGCGCGAGCTGATGCCCAAGGATTTTCTCGTCGCCTATCCGTGGGAGCGTCTTGCTCACTTCACGCGCTACCTTAAAGCTGCGGGTGTGCGCCTCGACAAGCTGCGCACCAACCCCGCGCGCGACGCCCTGCTTCTCGCCGACTGGCGCGGCCTCGCCCAGCCTTTCGAGCGCGAGCGCCTGGCCAAGCGCAAGGCCCATGTCGACGACCCGGGCCTCGACGAATTCCGCTGGCTGCTCGAAGAGCTGCGCGTCGGCCTCTTCGCGCAGGAGCTCAAGACCCCGATGCCGATGTCGGTAAAGCGCCTGCAGAAAATCTGGGACGCGCGCCCGCGCTGACGCCGACCGTTGATTTGGTGAGATTTTCCTGTTAATCTGATCGGCTTCCCTTGCTCTACCGGTGCGCATGCCGGGGAGCTGTCATCAACCGCAAGGAGTCTCCATGCGACATTACGAAGTTGTATTCATCGTCCACCCGGACCAGTCGGAACAGGTCCCGGCGATGATCGAGCGCTACAAGTCGCTCGTCACCGCCCGCAACGGCCAGATCCACCGCCTCGAAGATTGGGGCCGCCGCCAGATGGCCTATCCGATCCAGAAGGTGCACAAGGCTCACTACGTCCTCATGAACATCGAGTGCGACGGCGAAGCTCTTGGCGAGCTCGAGCACGCCTTCAAGTTCAACGACGCCGTCCTGCGCCACCTCGTCGTCAAGATGAAGGCCGCCGTGATCACCCCGTCGCCGATGATGAAGGAAGAGAAGTCCCGCTCGCTGACCGCCGCGCCTGCCGCGGAAGAAGCGAAGCCCGAGGCCGAATCCGTCTGAGGTGACTGACGAGGGGATCAACCAGCTGCACCTCGACGCCCGGATCGCTGAACTCCAGCCCCTGCGTCGAACCCCGGCAGGAGTGCCGATCGCCGCTTGCGGCCTCGCGCACGAATCGAAACAAATGGAAGCGGGCCTGGTTCGCGATGTTTCGGTGGAACTGCAGGCGGTGGCGGTTGGTGAACTGGCCGGTGTGCTGGCCAGCGCATCCCCCGGCATGAGGATAAGGGTCGCCGGATTTCTCGCCGCGAAGAGTCTTCGCAGCCGGAGCCCGGTACTGCACCTGAGCAAGATCGAATTTCTGGAAGGAAACGAAAATGGCGTTCAACAAGAAGTTTGCAAAGAAGAAGGATGACCGCGGCAATCGCGGCCTGTTCAAGCGTCGCAAGTTCTGCCGCTTCACCGCGGAGAAGATCGAGGAAGTCGACTACAAGGATGTGGACATCCTGAAGGACTTCGTCACCGAAAACAGCAAGATCATGCCGGCTCGCATCACCGGCACCAAGGCCGGCTACCAGCGTCAGCTGTCGACCGCGATCAAGCGCGCGCGCTTCCTCGCCCTGCTGCCTTACACCGATCTGCACAAGTAATCAGGAGAGATCGGACATGCAAATCATTCTGCTCGAAAAAGTCGCCAACCTCGGCACCCTCGGCGATGTGGTCAAGGTCAAGGACGGCTACGCCCGCAACTACCTGATCCCCCAAGGCAAGGCCAAGCGTGCGACCCAGGTCAACATGGCCGCATTCGAAGCCAAGCGCGCCGAACTCGAAAAGGCCCAGGCCGAGAAGCTCGTCGAAGCTCAGGCTGTCGCCACCAAGCTCGAAGGCCTGATGCTGCAGATCGCCCGCAAGGCTGGCATGGACGGCCGCCTGTTCGGCTCCGTCACCAACATCGACATCGCCGAAGCGCTGGAAGGTCAGGGCTTCAAGGTCGAGCGCAGCACCATCCGCATGCCGGAGGGCCCGATCAAGGCCGTCGGCGACGTGCAGATCGACATTGCTCTGCACCACGACGTCGTGGTTCCGGTTACCGTTTCCGTGCTCGGTGAACAGTAATCCGCCTGCGCTGACGTGATTGCACAAGGGGCTGCCTCGGCAGCCCCTTTTGTTTTTCAGCGCCGTCTGCCGCTTCGTTAGAATTCAGCATCGCTCCCCTGGAAGACTGCCTCCGATGGCCACTCAAAAGCGCCGCTTTTCCGAGAACTCCGGCGACCCCGCGATCTCGGCAATCAAGCTCCCGCCGCACTCGCTCGAAGCCGAGCAGTCGCTGATCGGCGGCATCCTCCTCGACAACCAAGCCTGGGAGCGCGTCGCCGACCTCGCCAGCGAAGTCGACTTCTATCGTGACGACCACCGGCGCATCTTCCGCCACATCAGCAAGCTGCTCGACCTCGGCAAGCCAGCCGATGTCGTCACGGTCTTCGAGTCGCTCGAAAAGAACGGCGAATCCGAGCAGGCGGGCGGACTCGCCTATCTTGCCGAGATCGCCAATAGCACGCCGTCGGCGGCCAACATCCGTCGCTACGCCGAAATCGTCCGCGAGCGCGCGATCCTGCGCAAACTCGTCACCGTCGGCGACGAGATAGCCGCCTCCGCGCTCAGCGCGACCGGTCGTGACGCCAAGACCTTGCTCGACGAGGCCGAAGCCAAGGTGTTCGAGATCGCCGAGGCGGGCGCGCGCAGCTCCACCGGCTTCGTCTCGATCCAGCCCATCCTCAAGCAGGTCGTCGATCGCGTCCAGGAGCTCTACGACCGCGACAATCCGTCCGAAGTCACAGGCGTGCCGACCGGTCTGGTCGATCTCGACGAAAAGACCTCCGGTCTGCAGCCCTCGGACATGATCATCGTCGCCGGCCGTCCCGCGATGGGCAAGACCACCTTCGCGCTCAACGTTGCCGAGCACGTCGCGATCGACTGCAAGCTTCCGGTTGCTATTTTCTCGATGGAAATGCCGGGTACGCAGCTCGCCACCCGTTTCATATCCTCGGTCGGGCGCATCGATCAAGGCAAGATCCGCACGGGCCGTCTCGGCGACGAGGATTGGCAGCGCCTCACGATGGCGATGGGCAAGCTCTACGACGCGCCTCTTTTCATCGACGAGACGCCCGGACTCAACCCCATCGACCTGCGCGCCCGTGCGCGCCGCCTCTCGCGCCAGTGCGGCAAGCTCGGCCTCATCGTCATCGATTATCTGCAGCTCATGGTCGGCACCAAGGACAGCGACAACCGTGCCTCCGAGCTGTCCGAGATCTCACGCTCGATCAAGTCGCTTGCGAAGGAGCTGCATGTGCCGATCATGGCCCTGTCGCAGCTCAATCGAAGTCTCGAGCAACGCCCGAACAAGCGCCCCGTGATGTCCGACCTTCGCGAATCCGGCGCCATCGAGCAGGACGCGGACATTATCATGTTCATCTATCGCGACGAGGTCTATAACCCCGATTCGCCGGATAAGGGCACCGCCGAACTGATTATCGGCAAGCATCGTAACGGCCCGACCGGCACCGTGCGCATGACCTTCGTCGGTGAATGCACGCGATTCGAGAATTACGCCGGCGGAGCTGGTTTTTATCAGAGCGAATAAATTTCCGGATTTTTCCGCAAACAGCTTGACGGCGTGTTTGAGGTCTATATAATTCGCGCCTCTTCAGCGCTGCCGCGGAAAGTGCGGCGGCGGTGGAGGGCAGGAAAGAGAGTGCGGTGCGGCAGCGGATTTAAAAAAGTTTGCTGCGGTGCTTGACGAAAGTAGTGAAGTTTGTCAGAATCTCTTTCTCGCTGCTTCGGCAGCGGTTCTTTAAAAAATTGGACAACCGATAAGTGTGGGTGCTTGGTTGGCGCGACCGAACTGCTTCGGCAGTTTTAATGTTGCAAAGATTGAGTGCTCACAGATGTCAGTAATGATTCTTTGAGTACTTTGTTGGATTGAACTTAAGAGTTTGATCCTGGCTCAGATTGAACGCTGGCGGCATGCTTTACACATGCAAGTCGAACGGCAGCGGGGGCTTCGGCCTGCCGGCGAGTGGCGAACGGGTGAGTAATGCATCGGAACGTGCCCAGTCATGGGGGATAACTACGCGAAAGCGTAGCTAATACCGCATACGCCCTGAGGGGGAAAGCGGGGGATCGCAAGACCTCGCGTGATTGGAGCGGCCGATGTCGGATTAGCTAGTTGGTGGGGTAAAGGCCTACCAAGGCGACGATCCGTAGCGGGTCTGAGAGGATGATCCGCCACACTGGGACTGAGACACGGCCCAGACTCCTACGGGAGGCAGCAGTGGGGAATTTTGGACAATGGGGGCAACCCTGATCCAGCCATGCCGCGTGAGTGAAGAAGGCCTTCGGGTTGTAAAGCTCTTTCAGACGGAAAGAAAACGCCCCTCCTAATACGGGGGGTGGATGACGGTACTGTCAGAAGAAGCACCGGCTAACTACGTGCCAGCAGCCGCGGTAATACGTAGGGTGCGAGCGTTAATCGGAATTACTGGGCGTAAAGCGTGCGCAGGCGGTTGTGTAAGACAGGTGTGAAATCCCCGGGCTTAACCTGGGAACTGCGCTTGTGACTGCACGGCTAGAGTACGGCAGAGGGGGGTGGAATTCCACGTGTAGCAGTGAAATGCGTAGATATGTGGAGGAACACCGATGGCGAAGGCAGCCCCCTGGGCCGATACTGACGCTCATGCACGAAAGCGTGGGGAGCAAACAGGATTAGATACCCTGGTAGTCCACGCCCTAAACGATGTCGACTAGTCGTTCGGAGAGGTAACTCACTGAGTGACGCAGCTAACGCGTGAAGTCGACCGCCTGGGGAGTACGGCCGCAAGGTTAAAACTCAAAGGAATTGACGGGGACCCGCACAAGCGGTGGATGATGTGGATTAATTCGATGCAACGCGAAAAACCTTACCTACCCTTGACATGCCTGGAATCCTTGAGAGATCAGGGAGTGCCTTCGGGAACCAGGACACAGGTGCTGCATGGCTGTCGTCAGCTCGTGTCGTGAGATGTTGGGTTAAGTCCCGCAACGAGCGCAACCCTTGTCGTTAATTGCCATCATTTAGTTGGGCACTTTAGCGAGACTGCCGGTGACAAACCGGAGGAAGGTGGGGATGACGTCAAGTCCTCATGGCCCTTATGGGTAGGGCTTCACACGTCATACAATGGTCGGTACAGAGGGCTGCCAAAGCGCGAGCTGGAGCCAATCCCTTAAAGCCGATCGTAGTCCGGATCGTAGTCTGCAACTCGACTACGTGAAGTCGGAATCGCTAGTAATCGCAGATCAGCATGCTGCGGTGAATACGTTCCCGGGTCTTGTACACACCGCCCGTCACACCATGGGAGTGGGTTTCACCAGAAGTAGGTAGCTTAACCTTCGGGGGGGCGCTTACCACGGTGAGATTCATGACTGGGGTGAAGTCGTAACAAGGTAGCCGTATCGGAAGGTGCGGCTGGATCACCTCCTTTCAAGAGACAGGTCGCATCTGACCAAGTATCCACAACTTATCGGTTGTTCAGGCACGAGCCTCGAGATGACGAGGGTCTGTAGCTCAGCTGGTTAGAGCACCGTCTTGATAAGGCGGGGGTCGTTGGTTCGAACCCAACCAGACCCACCACCGAACGAGGGGGATTAGCTCAGCTGGGAGAGCACCTGCTTTGCAAGCAGGGGGTCGTCGGTTCGATCCCGTCATCCTCCACCAACGCTTCGGTGGGCTCGACTGTAGGGCTAAGCAGTGTGCACGGTCGTGTGCAGTGCTTAGGCCTTGGTGCCAGTGTTCTTTAACAAAGTGGAAGAAGTAAAGTGTGCAATCTCTGTTGCGCTGTGTCAGCGGCGCGTGAAGACAGGGGTTGAACATGGGTTGTGTGATTGCATTGCAATCGTCTGCGCTTTGAACCAGCAGCAGGCGGTTGCGCACAAGCGTGAGTTCGCCTATGACTGGGTCCCTGGCGACAGGGTCCAGGGTTATAGGATCAAGCGACTAAGTGCATGTGGTGGATGCCTTGGCGATCACAGGCGATGAAGGACGTGCAAGCCTGCGAAAAGCGGGGGGGAGCTGGCAATGGAGCTTTGATCCCCCGATGTCCGAATGGGGAAACCCACTCCTTCGGGAGTATCCCTGGCTGAATACATAGGCCAGAGGAGGCGAACGCGGCGAACTGAAACATCTAAGTAGCCGCAGGAACAGAAATCAACCGAGATTCCCCAAGTAGTGGCGAGCGAACGGGGAGTAGCCTGCACGACTAAACCATCTATTTAGCAGAACGGTCTGGAAAGTCCGACAATACAGGGTGATAGTCCCGTATGCGAAAAGTAGGTGGCGGGTCTGAGCGTGCGACAAGTAGGGCGGGACACGAGAAATCCTGTCTGAAGATGGGGGGACCATCCTCCAAGGCTAAATACTCGTGATCGACCGATAGTGAACCAGTACCGTGAGGGAAAGGCGAAAAGAACCCCGGGAGGGGAGTGAAATAGATCCTGAAACCGCATGCATACAAACAGTGGGAGCCTCCTTGTGGGGTGACTGCGTACCTTTTGTATAATGGGTCAGCGACTTACGTTCAGTAGCGAGCTTAACCGAATAGGGGAGGCGTAGGGAAACCGAGTCTGATAAGGGCGACATAGTTGCTGGGCGTAGACCCGAAACCGGATGATCTATCCATGGCCAGGATGAAGGTGCCGTAACAGGTACTGGAGGTCCGAACCCACTAATGTTGAAAAATTAGGGGATGAGCTGTGGATAGGGGTGAAAGGCTAAACAAATCCGGAAATAGCTGGTTCTCCCCGAAAACTATTTAGGTAGTGCGTCGTACGGACACTTGCGGGGGTAGAGCACTGTAATCGTTGGGGGGGTCACTGCGATCTACCCCGCGATAGCAAACTCCGAATACCGCAAAGTGATATACGGCAGACAGTCCTGGGGTGCTAACGTCCTGGGACAAGAGGGAAACAACCCAGACCGCCAGCTAAGGTCCCAAATACATGGCTAAGTGGGAAACGAAGTGGGAAGGCATAGACAGCTAGGAGGTTGGCTTAGAAGCAGCCACCCTTTAAAGAAAGCGTAATAGCTCACTAGTCGAGTCGTCCTGCGCGGAAGATGTAACGGGGCTCAAGCCATGAACCGAAGCTGCGGATCTCGAAAGAGATGGTAGGGGAGCGTTCCGTAAGCCTGCGAAGGTGTCTCGAGAGGGATGCTGGAGGTATCGGAAGTGCGAATGCTGACATGAGTAGCGATAAAGGGTGTGAAAAGCACCCTCGCCGAAAGCCCAAGGTTTCCTGCGCAACGTTCATCGACGCAGGGTGAGTCGGCCCCTAAGGCGAGGCAGAAATGCGTAGTCGATGGGAAACAGGTCAATATTCCTGTACCGATTTTAGATGCGATGGGGGGACGGAGAAGGTTAGGTCAGCCGGGTGTTGGACGTCCCGGTTTAAGCGTGTAGGCGTGCACCGTAGGCAAATCCGCGGAGCTAAGCTGAGGCGTGATGACGAGGTCTCTTTGAGACCGAAGTGACTAATACCATGCTTCCAGGAAAAGCCTCTAAGCTTCAGTCTAAAATCGACCGTACCGCAAACCGACACAGGTGGGCAGGAAGAAAATTCTAAGGCGCTTGAGAGAACTCAGGAGAAGGAACTCGGCAAATTGATACCGTAACTTCGGGAGAAGGTATGCCCCACTAGCTTGTAGGAGTACATCCGAAGGGCGAAGGGGCCGCAGAGAATCGGTGGCTGCGACTGTTTATTAAAAACACAGCACTCTGCAAACACGAAAGTGGACGTATAGGGTGTGACGCCTGCCCGGTGCCGGAAGGTTAAGTGATGGGGTGCAAGCTCTTGATCGAAGCCCCGGTAAACGGCGGCCGTAACTATAACGGTCCTAAGGTAGCGAAATTCCTTGTCGGGTAAGTTCCGACCTGCACGAATGGCGTAACGATGGCCACACTGTCTCCTCCTGAGACTCAGCGAAGTTGAAATGTTTGTGAAGATGCAATCTACCCGCGGCTAGACGGAAAGACCCCATGAACCTTTACTGTAGCTTTGCATTGGACTTTGACGGGACTTGTGTAGGATAGGTGGGAGGCTTTGAAGCGGGGACGCTAGTTCTCGTGGAGCCAACCTTGAAATACCACCCTGGTGTCGTTGAGGTTCTAACCTTGGCCCGTGAATCCGGGTCGGGGACCGTGCATGGCAGGCAGTTTGACTGGGGCGGTCTCCTCCCAAAAGGTAACGGAGGAGTACGAAGGTCGCCTAGGTACGGTCGGACATCGTACTGATAGTGCAATGGCAAAAGGCGGCTTGACTGCGAGACCGACAAGTCGAGCAGGTGCGAAAGCAGGTCATAGTGATCCGGTGGTTCTGTATGGAAGGGCCATCGCTCAACGGATAAAAGGTACTCTGGGGATAACAGGCTGATTCCGCCCAAGAGTTCACATCGACGGCGGAGTTTGGCACCTCGATGTCGGCTCATCACATCCTGGGGCTGTAGCCGGTCCCAAGGGTATGGCTGTTCGCCATTTAAAGTGGTACGTGAGCTGGGTTTAAAACGTCGTGAGACAGTTTGGTCCCTATCTGCCGTGGGCGCTGGAAGTTTGAGAGGACCTGCTCCTAGTACGAGAGGACCGGAGTGGACGTACCCCTGGTGTACCGGTTGTGACGCCAGTCGCATCGCCGGGTAGCTAAGTACGGAAGAGATAACCGCTGAAAGCATCTAAGCGGGAAACTCGCCTCAAGATGAGACTTCCCCGGGGCCTCGAGCCCCCTGAAGGGTCGTTGAAGACTACAACGTTGATAGGTCGGGTGTGGAAGCGCAGTAATGCGTTAAGCTAACCGATACTAATTGCCCGTGAGGCTTGATCCTATAACCCTGGATCACAGCGAACTCAACACGCTAAACAATCACACTCCCACACACTCTACTTCTCCACTTTGTGACCCCTTACAGTCTGACGACCATAGCGTCCCGGAACCACTCCTTCCCATCCCGAACAGGACAGTGAAACAGGACCGCGCCGATGATAGTGCTCTTCGTGAGTGCGAAAGTAGGTCATCGTCAGACTACCCCACTCCAAAAAAGCCGCTTCCCTACTCCAGGGCAGCGGCTTTTTTACGTCTACCGCCGGTCCGGACCGTGTCGTGCGACCGTGACTTGAGGCAACGCATCGTGCAGAATCGCCACTCTTCACCGGATTGGCATTTAATGGATTTCGATCTGATCATCGTAGGCGGGGGGCTCGCCGGTGCAAGCCTCGCGGCCGCTCTGCAGGGAACCCGCTACCGTATCGCGCTCGTCGAGGCGCGTCCGCCTGCCGTGGTCGAGGGCTGGGATCCGCGTGTCTACGCGATCAGTCCGGCATGCGCGGAGTTCCTTCGGGAGAGCGGGATCTGGCAGCACCTCGATTCCGGGCGGATAGCGCCAGTACACGCGATGTCGATCCGCGGGGATGCGGGTGGGGTACTCGAGTTTTCGTCGTACGGCAGTGGCTTGTCGGAACTCGCCTGGATCGTCGAGTCCGGACGGATGCAACGCGAGCTGTGGGAAACGGTCAAGCGCCAGCACAACGTGACGATGCTGGTCGGCGACGCGCCGGAGGCGATGGCCGTGGATAGGGAGAGTGTTTCGCTCGCGCTTCCCGGCCGGAAGTCGATTTACGGCCGGCTCGTTGTCGGTGCCGACGGCGTCAATTCCTGGGTGCGCAAGCAGGCGGGAATCGATGCGGAGATCAGCCCCTACGGGGAACGCGGCGTCGTGGCGAACTTCAGGTGCGGAGCGGATCATCGCGGCCGAGCGTTCCAGTGGTTTCGTGATGACGGCATCCTCGCGCTGCTCCCGCTGCCTGGGCGTATGGTGTCGATGGTCTGGTCATGTGCAGACGGCTTCGCCGATTCGCTGCTTGCGCTGGACGGGGCTGCGCTGTGCCGACGTGTAGCTGACGCTGCGGGCGGCGTGCTCGGTACGCTGGACCTGGTGACGCCGGCGCAGGCCTTCCCGCTGCGCTTCATGCGCGTGTCGTCGGTGGTGAAGGAGCGCGTGGTGCTGGTCGGCGATGCGGCGCATGCGATCCATCCGCTTTCGGGGCACGGCATCAATCTGGGCTTCCAGGATGCGCGGGCGCTTGCTGCGGTGCTCAGGGAGCTTCCCGCATGGCGGGATCCAGGGGAGATCGCGGTGCTGCGCGGCTATGCCCGGGCGCGCGCCGAGGAACCCTTTCTGGTTCAATACGCGACACACGGGCTCAACCGCCTGTTCGGCTCGCGCAATCCGCTGCTCGCGGCCGTGCGCAACGCCGGTTTGAACCTCACCGACCGTTTGCCTGTCGTACGCAACGCGCTCGTGCGTTATGCCGTGGGCGGCCGATTCTGATTCTATGGAGATGTTAGATGCTTAAGAAGGTAATCCGTCCGCTGGTCGCGGCTCTAGGGCTTGTGCTGCTGACGCAGGGGGCTGCACGCGCCGACGAGGCCGAAGTGAAGAAGGCGGTTGAGGCCTTCGTTGGTGCTCCGGCGGTCGAGTCGGTTGTGAAGCTGCCGTATGCCGGCCTCTACGAGGTCGTGATGAAGAGCGGGGAGCTGATCTACACGGACGAGAAGACGAGCTTCTTCCTCGACGGGCGCCTGATCGACACGAAGACCCGGAAGGATGTCACGGCGGCGCGCATGGCGCAGCTGTCGTCGATCGATTTCGCGTCGCTGCCGCTCGACCACGCGATCAAGCAGGTTCGCGGCAACGGTTCGCGGGTGCTGGTGACGTTCGAGGATCCGAACTGCACGTACTGCAAGCGGCTCGGCAAGGAGCTTTCCCAGATGAAGGATGTGACGCTCTATACCTTTCTGTTCCCGATCCTGAGCCCGGACTCAACCGAAAAGTCGCGCAACATCTGGTGTGCGAAGGATCGCGCAAAGGCATGGAACGAGTGGATCCTCGAGGCGAAGACCCCGGTTGCGGCGAAGTGTGACAGCGGAGCGGTGGACCGGAACGTGGCGCTCGGCCAGAAGCTGCGCATCAACGGCACGCCGACGATCTTCCTCGCCGACGGGCGCCGCCTGGGCGGCTACGTGCCGGCGGCGGAACTTGAGCAGCAGCTAGCGAGCGTCGCGAAGTAAGACGACGAACGACGGCGCCTGAGGGCGCCGTTCGTTTTTCTGGCGCCCTCAGAGGGCGCCGGGTTCGCTCGGTAGCAGGATCCACAGCTGGCCCGGTTGGCGCATGCGGCCGGCCTGTACGCCGGCATCCGCGCCGAGTCCCCAGAAGAAGTCTGCCCTGACGGCTCCCTTGATGGCGCCGCCGGTGTCCTGGGCGAGCATCAGCCTGCGCAGCGGACGGTCGCTGTTCGGTGCGGTCGTCGCGAGGAAGACGGGAGCGCCCAGCGGGATGGTGCGCGGGTCGACGGCCAGGCTGCGCCCCGGCGTGAGCGGGACGCCGAGTGCGCCGGTGGGGCCGCCGGTGGAGGCTGGCATTTCCTTGAAGAAGACGTAGCTCGGGTTGGTGTGCAGCAGTTCGGCGAGGCGGTGCGGGTTGTTGCGCGCCCAGTTCTTGATGCCGTCCATGGAGGCCTTGTCGAGCGGTAGTTCACCCTGGTTCACGAGCCAGCGGCCGATCGATTGGTAAGGGTGGCCGTTCTGGTCGGCGTAGCCGATGCGGACCTGGCTGCCGTCGGGCAGTTCCACGCGTCCGGAGCCTTGCACCTGGAGGAAGAACAGGTCGATCGGATCGGCTGCCCACAGCAGGGTTGGCGCGGGGGATCGGTCCTGCATGCCGTCGAGTTCGGCGCGCGTCCAGTAGGGCACGACCTTCTTGCCGACCAGACGGCCGCGCAGGCGAAGATTGCGCATGTCGGGATAGAGGTCGCCGAACTCGATCGTGAGCATGTCGCCCGGCACGCCGTGGACGGGCCACGGATAGCGTTCCGAGCGCGAACGGCTGCCCTTGATGATGGGCTCGTAGTAACCCGTGATCAGGCCGTCGGCCGTGCCGTCGGGGTTGCGGACGGCCCATGGGGTGAAGCGGGTTTCGATGAACTGGCGTACGGCGGTCGCGCCGGGGGTGTCGCCGAGGCGCTGCGCGTCGTCGCACACGCGCTGCCAGCGCGGCTGTTTGGCGAGGACCTTGCACGACTGGCGCAGGGCGGGCCAGGCTTGTGCGACATCGTCGCTACGCCAATCGGGCAGTTCGCTCCAGCTTGTGCGCTGCAGCGCTTCCACAGCGGGCGACGGAGCGGGGGGCTGTGCCGCTGCGGGCGTCTGTGGGGCCACACAGGTCGGGCATGACGGGCAGGGCTTCGCTGCCGTGCACGGGGTCGTGGCGGTCGCGGGCGCCGGCGGCTGGCTGGCGCAGGCTGCGAGTAGAACGAAGGGCAGGAGACACAGCAGGCGCTGCGCGAGTGATGTTGGGGCGCGCCGGTTCATGGGGAGGATCAGGTAGACTCGTGAAATCAAGGGCCCCCAGTATACCGGCTTGCCCGGATCGGCCCGAATCGCCATTCCCGCAGGAGAGCGCAATGTGGGTGATCTTTCTGGAAGCGGGCGTCGCGCTCGCGCTGCTGCTGGTGATCGTGTGGGCGACGTGGCCGAGGCGGCGCGATGGTGACGCGAACGAAGGAAGAACAAATCGAGATGAGTGATCTAGTGCAATTGGTGACGCGCGCCGAGCAGCTGATCGGGCGACTGGAGCAGCTGCTGCCGCGTCCGCTGGAGGCGCCCGACTGGTCAGCCGCGCCGGCCTTCCTGTGGCGCAGGCGGAACGGTCATGCGAGCCTCGTGCCCGTGACGCGTCCGCACGGGATCCGCCTCAAGGATCTGCGCGACGTTGATGGGCAGAAGGAGCGCATCGATTTCAACACGCGGCAGTTCCTCGCGGGCAGGCGCGCGAACAACGTGCTGCTGACCGGGGCCCGCGGCACCGGTAAGTCGTCGCTCGTGAAGGCCTTGCTGAACGCCTACGCGGGCAAGGGCTTGCGGCTGATCGAAGTCGATCGCGACGACCTGATGGACCTACCCGAGATCATCGAGCTGGTCCAGGGGCGGCCGGAGCGCTTCATCCTGTTCTGCGACGATCTGTCCTTCGAGGACGCGGAGCCCGCCTACAAGGCGCTGAAGAGCGTGCTCGACGGGTCGGTGGCGGCGGTTCCCGATAACGTGCTGATCTACGCGACCTCGAACCGGCGTCACCTGATGCCGGAGTACCACGACGAGAACCTGCAGACGAAGCATGTGGACGGCGAGATCCATCCGGGCGAAGCGGTCGAGGAGAAGATATCGCTTTCGGAACGCTTCGGTCTGTGGATCTCCTTTTACCCCTTCAGCCAGGACGAGTATCTGGAGATCGTCGCGTACTGGCTGAAGACCTTCGGGCTGGATCGCAAGGCGATCGACGGTGCGCGGCAGGAGGCCTTGCAGTGGGCGCTGATGCGCGGCTCCCGTTCCGGGCGTGTTGCCTGGCAGTTCGCGCGTGACTGGGCCGGGCGCTTCGAGACGGGAAGCGCACGATGACCAAGCGCGTCGAGGTGGCTGCCGGCGTGATCTTCCGCCGCGACGGGCGTTTCCTGCTCGGGCAGCGGGCGCCCGATACCTTCTACGC
It contains:
- the rpsF gene encoding 30S ribosomal protein S6; the protein is MRHYEVVFIVHPDQSEQVPAMIERYKSLVTARNGQIHRLEDWGRRQMAYPIQKVHKAHYVLMNIECDGEALGELEHAFKFNDAVLRHLVVKMKAAVITPSPMMKEEKSRSLTAAPAAEEAKPEAESV
- the priB gene encoding primosomal replication protein N, with amino-acid sequence MTDEGINQLHLDARIAELQPLRRTPAGVPIAACGLAHESKQMEAGLVRDVSVELQAVAVGELAGVLASASPGMRIRVAGFLAAKSLRSRSPVLHLSKIEFLEGNENGVQQEVCKEEG
- the rpsR gene encoding 30S ribosomal protein S18 is translated as MAFNKKFAKKKDDRGNRGLFKRRKFCRFTAEKIEEVDYKDVDILKDFVTENSKIMPARITGTKAGYQRQLSTAIKRARFLALLPYTDLHK
- the rplI gene encoding 50S ribosomal protein L9, whose translation is MQIILLEKVANLGTLGDVVKVKDGYARNYLIPQGKAKRATQVNMAAFEAKRAELEKAQAEKLVEAQAVATKLEGLMLQIARKAGMDGRLFGSVTNIDIAEALEGQGFKVERSTIRMPEGPIKAVGDVQIDIALHHDVVVPVTVSVLGEQ
- the dnaB gene encoding replicative DNA helicase; protein product: MATQKRRFSENSGDPAISAIKLPPHSLEAEQSLIGGILLDNQAWERVADLASEVDFYRDDHRRIFRHISKLLDLGKPADVVTVFESLEKNGESEQAGGLAYLAEIANSTPSAANIRRYAEIVRERAILRKLVTVGDEIAASALSATGRDAKTLLDEAEAKVFEIAEAGARSSTGFVSIQPILKQVVDRVQELYDRDNPSEVTGVPTGLVDLDEKTSGLQPSDMIIVAGRPAMGKTTFALNVAEHVAIDCKLPVAIFSMEMPGTQLATRFISSVGRIDQGKIRTGRLGDEDWQRLTMAMGKLYDAPLFIDETPGLNPIDLRARARRLSRQCGKLGLIVIDYLQLMVGTKDSDNRASELSEISRSIKSLAKELHVPIMALSQLNRSLEQRPNKRPVMSDLRESGAIEQDADIIMFIYRDEVYNPDSPDKGTAELIIGKHRNGPTGTVRMTFVGECTRFENYAGGAGFYQSE
- a CDS encoding UbiH/UbiF family hydroxylase — encoded protein: MDFDLIIVGGGLAGASLAAALQGTRYRIALVEARPPAVVEGWDPRVYAISPACAEFLRESGIWQHLDSGRIAPVHAMSIRGDAGGVLEFSSYGSGLSELAWIVESGRMQRELWETVKRQHNVTMLVGDAPEAMAVDRESVSLALPGRKSIYGRLVVGADGVNSWVRKQAGIDAEISPYGERGVVANFRCGADHRGRAFQWFRDDGILALLPLPGRMVSMVWSCADGFADSLLALDGAALCRRVADAAGGVLGTLDLVTPAQAFPLRFMRVSSVVKERVVLVGDAAHAIHPLSGHGINLGFQDARALAAVLRELPAWRDPGEIAVLRGYARARAEEPFLVQYATHGLNRLFGSRNPLLAAVRNAGLNLTDRLPVVRNALVRYAVGGRF
- a CDS encoding DsbC family protein; translation: MLKKVIRPLVAALGLVLLTQGAARADEAEVKKAVEAFVGAPAVESVVKLPYAGLYEVVMKSGELIYTDEKTSFFLDGRLIDTKTRKDVTAARMAQLSSIDFASLPLDHAIKQVRGNGSRVLVTFEDPNCTYCKRLGKELSQMKDVTLYTFLFPILSPDSTEKSRNIWCAKDRAKAWNEWILEAKTPVAAKCDSGAVDRNVALGQKLRINGTPTIFLADGRRLGGYVPAAELEQQLASVAK
- a CDS encoding murein transglycosylase A, yielding MNRRAPTSLAQRLLCLLPFVLLAACASQPPAPATATTPCTAAKPCPSCPTCVAPQTPAAAQPPAPSPAVEALQRTSWSELPDWRSDDVAQAWPALRQSCKVLAKQPRWQRVCDDAQRLGDTPGATAVRQFIETRFTPWAVRNPDGTADGLITGYYEPIIKGSRSRSERYPWPVHGVPGDMLTIEFGDLYPDMRNLRLRGRLVGKKVVPYWTRAELDGMQDRSPAPTLLWAADPIDLFFLQVQGSGRVELPDGSQVRIGYADQNGHPYQSIGRWLVNQGELPLDKASMDGIKNWARNNPHRLAELLHTNPSYVFFKEMPASTGGPTGALGVPLTPGRSLAVDPRTIPLGAPVFLATTAPNSDRPLRRLMLAQDTGGAIKGAVRADFFWGLGADAGVQAGRMRQPGQLWILLPSEPGAL